The genomic region TTAGCTACTTCCCCTGTTTGTATTAATGGATAAGCACCGTTTAGTAATTGTGGATCATTTCGTGGTCGCTGCTTTGATACACCTCTATTCAATTCTCCTAAATCACCTAAATTATTAATTTCCCATCTCTTAGGATTCATTACAGGATCTCCAAACATCTCGATAAATCGAGATTTTACTAATACATCTAATTTTTCTAACTGCTCTTTTCGCTTTTCAATTAGCCCCGTAATCTTATCAAGTTCATCTGCAATTTGCTTTTGAACTTTTATCGGTGGTAGCCATACATTTTCATTTCTATAATCCTTAAAATATATATGTGGTATTGTCGCTCCCGAAAAATATTTAGATAAATTCATTTTAAGTATGGCATAAAACAAATATCGAATATCTATATTATCATTAGGAAAAATATATTGCATTGTTCCTATAACAGACGATTTTTCAGGCAATATCATTGTACGACCAACCCCTGCGCCATCTTTCACTATTGCTATGTAAGGTTTGCTTTGCTTGTAAAATTCTACTGTTTTAATAAGTCCGCCCGCACCATAAATCGGATATTCACCATTGCTATTTTCCAAATCTTTCTTTGCAATATTAGAACCTCCTTTAGTACAAACATCTCCTAACTTCACCATCTGCCATTTTTCACTACTCATAAAGTCCCTCCAGTTCTGAAAGTCCTTTTAAAATCTCTTCTTCCAAAACTCGGATATCTGCTAGTATTTCTTTAGTTGGTGGATACTCCACTGGTATGTAATCCACTTTTTTATATTTGTTAATAGATAAATCCCAATCGTTTTCTACGATTTCATCTTTTGGAACAAAGAATGATTTTTCTGTACGTTTTCTATCTGCTTCTTTATCAAGATTCTTGAATCGTTCTATAATATCTGGTATATCATTTTCATCTATAACTGCTCGCTTATCATCCAAAGATAAACCATCTGCTGTCATATCATAGAACCATACATTATCTGTACCACCATGACCTGTCTTAGTAAAAATCAAGATACCTGTTGATACTCCTGCATAAGGCTTAAATACGCCACTTGGCATTGAGATAACAGCTTCTAATCTATTGGTTTCTATAATTTCTTTTCTTATAGATTTATGAGCTTTTGATGAACCAAATAAAACACCATCTGGTACGATAACAGCACATCTACCTCCAACTTTTAACATGCGAAGCATTAAAGCAAGAAATAAAAGTTCTGTTTTCTTTGTTTTACAAACTTTTAATAAATCAGTAGAAACAGTATCTGCATCAAGACTTCCTTTAAAAGGAGGAGTTGCTAGAATCAAAGAATATTTTTCTTTGTCTGGATTTTGATCAGATAAACTATC from Tannockella kyphosi harbors:
- a CDS encoding restriction endonuclease subunit S, which translates into the protein MSSEKWQMVKLGDVCTKGGSNIAKKDLENSNGEYPIYGAGGLIKTVEFYKQSKPYIAIVKDGAGVGRTMILPEKSSVIGTMQYIFPNDNIDIRYLFYAILKMNLSKYFSGATIPHIYFKDYRNENVWLPPIKVQKQIADELDKITGLIEKRKEQLEKLDVLVKSRFIEMFGDPVMNPKRWEINNLGDLGELNRGVSKQRPRNDPQLLNGAYPLIQTGEVANAKLYVSRYTKTYSELGVKQSKMWNEGTLCITVAANIAKTAIIKFDACFPDSIVGFEAGEKTGEIFIHYWFSFFQEILETKAPESAQKNINLEILKELEVIVPPLKLQNLFTTYVAKTVELKEEVSKSLENLEMLKKERMQYYFE